The sequence TGATACCCAGCTTGGGCAAAAGTTATTGTTTCATAAGCCTTTCGATTTACCCATTGAGGTTGAGCGAACTCATAAATCTTTGATTAATCAAATAGAGCCTTGGGTAAAGCTGGGTTTAATTACCAAAGAAAAAACCCGTTTTTTAGCTGAAAAAATTATGTACGGCGAACTTAGAGAAGTGAGTGTCGGTGGCTTTAAATACCGTTATAACCAAGATAGTCCGCTGGTGGGTGAAAAAGGAATTTTTTATGGCCGCCCTAGTGTGCAAGAGGTTTTTTCTGTGAGCCAAGTCAACGATATAGCGGGTGAGTTTTTTTGTGAGGTCTACCTATCATGGCATGTGAACGATGTGCCAGACTGGGTGGCCAAAGTGGATATTAAACAGCGTGAAAATCGTCTATTACGCAGAGCATTGGAAAGCCATAAGCGACCTTTTGAAAAGCGGCTGCAGTTAATATTGATATCGGATGAGTGGCAGCTTTGGCAAGGTAGAGAGGGGCAAAAATCCCCTCAATCCTTGTTTTAAGTATTAAGCACCAATTAAAGATTGGCCACACACTCGCAGTATTTGCCCGTTCAATCCGCCACTGCCAGGTTGTGCAAATAAAGCCACACCTTGAGCCACATCTTGAGGTTGACCCCCTTGGGAGAGTGAATTCATACGGCGTCCTAACTCACGGGTCATGAATGGAATTTGCTCGGTCATTTGGGTTTCGATAAAACCAGGGGCTATGGCATTAATGGTTTTATGGGTATTCGCCCATAATTTTGCTTGCTGGCGAACATAACCAACCACACCAGATTTAGAGGCACTGTAGTTAGTTTGCCCCACATTGCCTGCAATGCCGCTGATTGAGCTGATGCAGATAACACGGGCATCATCACTCAGTTGATTTTGTTCATCTAAAGCTGATGTGATCGACATGGGAGCGGCCAGATTAATATTGATGGCCATGTCCCAAAAATGATCGGGCATACGTGCCAGTGTTTTATCTCGGGTGACACCGGCATTGTGCACAACAATATCCAGTGTTTTGCCAGCCAGTGCCTTAATAATACTTTCAATTGCTTCTGGGGAGGTGATGTCTGTTGCGACTGCAATACCGTTCAGAGGCGCTAACGTCGCTTCAAGAGCATCTTTGGCGGGTGGGATATCCAAACCAATTACCGTGGCACCTTCTTGAGATAAGGCCTGGGCGATGGATGCTCCAATACCCTGAGCCGCTCCTGTGACAAGTGCTAATTTGCCTTCAAGGGCTTTTTCCCATTTGAGGCTATTAGGGGCCGTTGTCGCATTATTAACATACAGAGGCTGGCCACTGATATAAGCGCCGCGATGGCTTAATAAAAAGTTCACAGGGGTGGCAATTGACTGGTTAACAGCTTGGCAATAAATAACATTAACCATAATGGCTTTTCGGCCAAACTCTTTACCCAATGAGCGAGTAAAACCATTTAATGCTTCCATGACACTGGCTTGTTCAATCCCGTCGCAATTTGCAGGGTTAAGACCAAGAATGACCATGTGGCATGATGGATTAAGTTGTTTGCTGATCTTTGAAAAAAAGACTTTGAGTTGGCTTAAGTCAGCGGTTTTGCTAAACGCCGTTGCATCAAATAAAACTGAGTGATAGCGACTATCTTGGTCTTCTTTGAAAACGTCAAATGGTGTATTAGTTTGCTCTAAAACCACTGATAACTCAGTGCTTGGATTATCTGCTAGTAAAACCTTACCCACTACCCAAGGGCTGCCACCTTGGTAACGTTGCAATTTAATCGGTGGCTTAACGCCCATTGCGCCCAGAAGGCTCTGACCGACTTTAGAATAAAACAAACTTTCAAAAATTTTGCTCATGGATACTTAACTTATACTTATTGTGAGGCGCACATTGTAAAGCAAATACCCATTAAAAAAAGCGTCATACCGGCTAGCTAGATATATGCCCAACTCAAGGTCAGATTCGTTAGCGCTAATACGAGAATACACATAAAGGTGATAACCATTCCCCAGTAACGCCCAAAGTGGGTTGCACCTTTACTTTTTTTGAATCCCCAAGCGTGCATTAGACGAGCCATAATAAAAGTAAATCCTATCCCGTGCAGTAGCATATTTGGGGCCCCATTAAGCTCAGCAAGCCCTAGCAGTATCAGTGTAATAGGGATGTATTCGGTGGCGTTTGCGTGGATTCGACCTGAAATAAGGATATCGGGATGGGCATGGCCCAAACCGGATTTATGGTGTTGACGTTGTTGAATGACACCATAAGCAAGGTAAAGCAATAAAAAGCCCAGCAATGCGCCATATGTGGCTGTAATTGGCAGTAAAGGCATAACGGTCTCACATGGATTTTAAGTCACACACTAGGGCTATCAAGTGGCACTGTCAATGGTTCAAAAATGGCTAGGAGCAAGACTATTAGCTATACCTAAAGGATAGGGTTTTTAGGTGTGAATCGTGTCTTGGTTTGAGTATTTATTGGTTTTTAGGTTGATTTTGTTGGGGTTCTTAGCCTTGGGTATCACTCTTAGCTGCCGCAAAATGGTGGCATCATTGGGTGTGCCAGTGGTGGGGCTGATATTTGTGGTGCTCGCTTTGCTATGTGTGATTCAAGGGGTTCAAATATTTGGTCACTTTAACCGTGTTAATTTATTTTTAGAAATCGCCGAATATGCATTTTCTGTGGTTTGGTTGTTAATTTTTTGTGCCATTGGTTGGGGCCTTTGGCAGATGATCCGGAGGGAACAAACCTATCAAAAAACAGATCAGCGAGAGCAATGGCTTAAGCAAGTTTATAATAATATGTCTGCTGCGATTTATGTGGTGCAGGATGGTCAGTTAATTTATTGCAACCAAGCCTTCAAGTCCATACAAACTAAATTCCATAGTGAAAATCCTTTTGAGCATGTTGATAAGGGCCAACAAGATGTTTGGCTGCAAAGCGACAGTGGTGAACGGTTTGTGTATTGGGTTGATAAGTGCTCCCTTGAAAACACACAAGGTCAGGCATTTATTGTTACCGACATTACATCAGTAAGGTTTCAAGGAAGCTTCATTCAAAAAGTTGCGAAAGACCTTAATTCTCAAAATAAATCCACAATGAAAAGTATCTTAGAATTGATACATGAACTACTGCCTTCATCAATTTTATATGTGGGTGAATACAATGCAGATTCTGACAGTTATCGATACATCACCCATCAAGGCGAAAACGATGGATTCATTTACACAGACTTAAAATTGCATGAGGAAAAATTTCATGTAAATGAATGGAGCTGGTTTGATGTTAATAACATTAACCAAGAACGAGTTCCCAATTTTGTACTCAATTCTGCGTCGCGTTATTACGGCGGAATTGTATTAAGAGATGATTTGAATGCCCCCTTAGGGGTGATATTGGTACTTAAGATTTGTGAAGATAGAGTGAGTGATCTGTTACTGGATTTCCTATCCATATTTAGTATCCGAGTGCGATCTGAATTATCCCATAGGCAGGATAAACGCCGCATTGAACAAAGCAGTAATCGATATAGAGCCTTTATTGAAAGTAGCAATGAAGCGATTGCCGATATTATTATTCAACCCTCTATTCATGTGGATGATAGCGTGAAAGAGCAGTGGTCGAATATTAAAAAAAATGCAAAATTAAAAGAAGTAAATCCTGCATTTATGTCTTTGTTTGGTTTTAATTCAGAGCCAACTACATCAGACTTTCTTGCTATCAAAAGCCTAAAGCATTTGATTCATTATGTGATTGAAAGTGGTTATAGCAGCGAAGTGATAGAGGTTGCCCACGAAGGCTCAAGTGCAGATATTCGCTGGCTGAGTTGCACGGTAATGGCGGACGTAGAGGAAAGGCGATTACATCGAGTTTGGATTATCTTGCGAGATATTACCGATAGCAAGCATCACATACAGCGTCTTGAGCATCAAAATAGACATGACACTTTAACGGGCTTAGCCAATCGAATTGCTCTGCGAGAATACCTTGATGAAAAAATAGAACAGGCGAATCAGTTTGGTTTTAAAGCGGCCCTTATGCTAATTGATTTAGATCGATTTAAAGAAATAAATGATGCATTAGGTCACCACTATGGAGACGTATTACTTAAAAAAATTGAACCAAGATTGCGAGGAATTATTAGCGAAAAACGAGCATTCTTTGCTCGCTTAGGTGGGGATGAATTTGCGGTAGTGATCCCCTCAATCGAAAGTTATGAAGAAATCAATGATACCGCTTTTAATATTGTTAATAAGTTACGTGAGCCTTTTGACCTTGGACAGTTAAACGTTGAAATAGGATGCAGTATCGGATTGGCTTTTTACCCCGATGATGGAAAAGAAGCAAGTACGTTAATGCGTTGTGCGGATGTGGCCATGTATAAGGCAAAAAAAGAGCCGTCGCGCGTACTCAATTATCGTAGCGAAATGGATGAGAGCAGCCCGAGGCGTTTAGCGTTAATGGCGGATATGAATAAAGGGCTTCGTGAAAATGAATTCTTCCTAGTGTATCAACCAAAATTAAATTTAGATAATAATGAGATTCATGCTGCTGAGGCGTTATTGCGCTGGCAGCATAGAGAATTGGGTTTAATTAGCCCGAGTGAATTTATTCCTTTAGCTGAAATGAGTGAAGTGATCATTGATATGACCCATTGGGTTGTTGAACAAGCTTTAATTCAAATAAAGTCATGGATCGAAAAAGGGTTATACATTAAGACGTCTGTGAATGTATCAACTCGTAACTTACTGAATGATGATTTACCTGGGTTTATTCAGAAAAAATTAGATGAATATCAAGTACCGTCACACTTACTAGAAATTGAAATAACTGAAAGCGCATTAATGGTCGACCCCGAACGAGCACTAAATACCTTGAAAATCATCAGTGATATGGGGGTGGGGATATCGGTTGATGATTTTGGTACTGGGTATTCATCGTTTATATATTTACGGCAATTACCCATCAATACGTTAAAAATTGATATTATGTTTGTGCGAAATATGTGTGCGAATTCACAGGATGAAATTATCGTTCATTCAATTATTAATCTTGCACATAATCTGTCTTTAACGGTTGTTGCAGAAGGCGCTGAAGATTTAGACACTATTGAGCGCTTAACATTGATGCAATGTAATATGGCTCAAGGTTATTTTGTGAGTAAGCCGACTTTGCCCGAGGAGTTTGAGCAATTATTAGCAACGTGGGGTAAAAGCGAATAGTTTTATTTGCTGCTAATCATACAAAAGCCCTTTATGCGCAAAGTATAGAGGGCTTTTTATTGCGTATTGCAATGCAGCTTACATCAAGCTGAATAGACCAAGCGGATGGTGAGTGCGAGCGATGGTAACCATCAATAAAACACAGGCAATAGCCGCTGCAATATAGCCACTTTGCATAACTTGTGTGGTGCTTCTCATTGCTTTTATACCAAACCAAATATAACCCACAAGCACAATCAGTTTAACCGTAAGCCATGATTGGGCGATAGGGTATTGTGAGGTGGCAAACATTAAACAGACACCAGTGATCAGTAGAAAAGAATCTATGGTATAGGCACTGATTCTAACCCCAAGCTTGTCCTGCCATTGCTTTTTTAGCAGTTTAGAGATTGCTCTGATTGTGAAGTACAGAATACTGATACTCACCAGTAAAAGGTGTGTGTGCTTTAAAGGGACATAAAGAGATTCTAAAGCCATGTTGCATCCTAATTTAATATTAATGTTCTTAGCGCTTGACAAATAACCCTCCAGATACTTAAATGATAATCATTATCATTTAAGTATCTGGAGGGTGTCATATGAAAGTCCCGCAAAATATACAGGATGTGATGAAAAATTGGGAATCTTATACGCTCTTAGCGGATAGTTTCTATCATCAGCAGCAGTATAAACAAGCGAGTAAGGTTTTTTCGAAAAGTGTCGAGATTATTGAGCCTTGGCTAGATAAAGATGAAAAAGAATTGAATAAAGTCATGCATTTATTTGTCTTGTCTTGTCACAACACAGCTCATGCGCTGAACCAATTAGGTAAGAACAAAGAAGCGGAATATTATTATAGTCACGCTCACTTTAGGTTATTAAGCTTAATTAGCCGACCTAAGCGTTCATCTCGTATTATGGAAAATGCCGTTTATGAGCTTAAGACCACGTTAAAACAACTGAAATACTTTTTGTTATCCATGAATAAAGATCAGCTTGCGGGCAATATACATGAGGAAAGTGTGCGTGTGCTACGCAAAAGTTATGTTGACTATGTAGAAGATGTTTTCACGGTATAGGCAAAGGCGTACCTTTGCCTATGTTGAAAGGTGCTAGTAGGAAACAGATCCCATTTGGAATTGATCACCTTCAAGATTAACGTGATATTGCAGCTTTTGTTTTTTGGCTTCTTCAAGTAGCTCATCACTGCTTAATTGGCTTAAACGCTGGGTGAGTAAAGCGTGGTGAATGAGAGATATTTCACGTTCAGATAAATCTCGAGCTTCTTGAACGTTAAAAATATGGTTGCGAATCAGTTCTCTTCGCCAAGCGGCTACATCATTCTCAGAGACCATGATTTGCTGAACAATCGTACTGACCATCGGGTTGATATTTTGCATCGCGTATCCCCTGTATTGACCACGAGATTTTAATGTAGAAGTTAAGTGATGAGCTCACCAGTGATATTTAACTCTCATAATCTATCAGTCTAAGGAGGGTGTTTTTTAGGTGATGCAGTTTATAATATAGGCAAAAGTGTGTACCCAAGAACCAAGTTATCGAAAAATGCATCGTAAAGATGAATATTTCTATGAAAATCAAAGGGATTCACTTGTGTGTCCTTGCGTTGTAGTTGTATTTTTCGTTATAAATAAGC is a genomic window of Bermanella sp. WJH001 containing:
- a CDS encoding 3-oxoacyl-ACP reductase, which produces MSKIFESLFYSKVGQSLLGAMGVKPPIKLQRYQGGSPWVVGKVLLADNPSTELSVVLEQTNTPFDVFKEDQDSRYHSVLFDATAFSKTADLSQLKVFFSKISKQLNPSCHMVILGLNPANCDGIEQASVMEALNGFTRSLGKEFGRKAIMVNVIYCQAVNQSIATPVNFLLSHRGAYISGQPLYVNNATTAPNSLKWEKALEGKLALVTGAAQGIGASIAQALSQEGATVIGLDIPPAKDALEATLAPLNGIAVATDITSPEAIESIIKALAGKTLDIVVHNAGVTRDKTLARMPDHFWDMAININLAAPMSITSALDEQNQLSDDARVICISSISGIAGNVGQTNYSASKSGVVGYVRQQAKLWANTHKTINAIAPGFIETQMTEQIPFMTRELGRRMNSLSQGGQPQDVAQGVALFAQPGSGGLNGQILRVCGQSLIGA
- a CDS encoding MAPEG family protein, which produces MPLLPITATYGALLGFLLLYLAYGVIQQRQHHKSGLGHAHPDILISGRIHANATEYIPITLILLGLAELNGAPNMLLHGIGFTFIMARLMHAWGFKKSKGATHFGRYWGMVITFMCILVLALTNLTLSWAYI
- a CDS encoding EAL domain-containing protein, which produces MSWFEYLLVFRLILLGFLALGITLSCRKMVASLGVPVVGLIFVVLALLCVIQGVQIFGHFNRVNLFLEIAEYAFSVVWLLIFCAIGWGLWQMIRREQTYQKTDQREQWLKQVYNNMSAAIYVVQDGQLIYCNQAFKSIQTKFHSENPFEHVDKGQQDVWLQSDSGERFVYWVDKCSLENTQGQAFIVTDITSVRFQGSFIQKVAKDLNSQNKSTMKSILELIHELLPSSILYVGEYNADSDSYRYITHQGENDGFIYTDLKLHEEKFHVNEWSWFDVNNINQERVPNFVLNSASRYYGGIVLRDDLNAPLGVILVLKICEDRVSDLLLDFLSIFSIRVRSELSHRQDKRRIEQSSNRYRAFIESSNEAIADIIIQPSIHVDDSVKEQWSNIKKNAKLKEVNPAFMSLFGFNSEPTTSDFLAIKSLKHLIHYVIESGYSSEVIEVAHEGSSADIRWLSCTVMADVEERRLHRVWIILRDITDSKHHIQRLEHQNRHDTLTGLANRIALREYLDEKIEQANQFGFKAALMLIDLDRFKEINDALGHHYGDVLLKKIEPRLRGIISEKRAFFARLGGDEFAVVIPSIESYEEINDTAFNIVNKLREPFDLGQLNVEIGCSIGLAFYPDDGKEASTLMRCADVAMYKAKKEPSRVLNYRSEMDESSPRRLALMADMNKGLRENEFFLVYQPKLNLDNNEIHAAEALLRWQHRELGLISPSEFIPLAEMSEVIIDMTHWVVEQALIQIKSWIEKGLYIKTSVNVSTRNLLNDDLPGFIQKKLDEYQVPSHLLEIEITESALMVDPERALNTLKIISDMGVGISVDDFGTGYSSFIYLRQLPINTLKIDIMFVRNMCANSQDEIIVHSIINLAHNLSLTVVAEGAEDLDTIERLTLMQCNMAQGYFVSKPTLPEEFEQLLATWGKSE
- a CDS encoding SirB2 family protein; this translates as MALESLYVPLKHTHLLLVSISILYFTIRAISKLLKKQWQDKLGVRISAYTIDSFLLITGVCLMFATSQYPIAQSWLTVKLIVLVGYIWFGIKAMRSTTQVMQSGYIAAAIACVLLMVTIARTHHPLGLFSLM
- a CDS encoding tetratricopeptide repeat protein, whose product is MKVPQNIQDVMKNWESYTLLADSFYHQQQYKQASKVFSKSVEIIEPWLDKDEKELNKVMHLFVLSCHNTAHALNQLGKNKEAEYYYSHAHFRLLSLISRPKRSSRIMENAVYELKTTLKQLKYFLLSMNKDQLAGNIHEESVRVLRKSYVDYVEDVFTV